DNA sequence from the Rhinopithecus roxellana isolate Shanxi Qingling unplaced genomic scaffold, ASM756505v1 contig2382, whole genome shotgun sequence genome:
CTGCCCCTTGGGTGGCCCAGCAATCTCTGCCTGTTGCCAGGATGGTTTGCGCAGACAGAGGGGTCTGAGGACACCACCAGCCCCAGGAAGGCCTGGGCCCCGGGAGGGCCGGGAGAGGCTTCCTGACCAGCACCACCTCCCCTGGCCCCAGGAGAACAACCAGAAATGGATCCGTGCCATCAAGAAAGCCAACAAGGAACGAGAACTCAAGCGCCCAGCACATGCAGGAGCTGACCAAGGGCAAGCAGGAgatggtggtgcctgtaatcccagctactctggaggctgaggcaggagaatcgcttgaacccgggaggcggaggttgcagtgagccaagatcgtgccattgctctccagcctgagcaacagagctagactccatctcaaaaaaaaaaaaaaaaaaaaaaaaaactcaaatcatgcttctttttattattttgtcacatttaatgttttgtaactttttatacGGAATTTTTTAAGCATACACAAAAGTAAAGACACTATAGTCTATTGAACACCTGTTGCTCATTATCTGATTCTAATAACGATTATTTCATAGTCATATCCACCACACTTTCCCACCTCTGCCATTTTGAAGCAAACAATATATTTTCATCCGTTTGTGTCTCTCTGCAGTATGTATCTCTAAGAGATGagagctctttttaaaataactacaacaCCACTGTCACACCTACTATAAAATTGATAGCCATTCCTTAACATCAAATATCAGTATCATTTATGGCACAAaatgggccaagtgtggtggctcatgcctgtaatctcagtgctttgggaggctgaggtgagaggatcacttgagctcaggagttcaagactagcctgggcaacaaaatgagacccccccaactctgcaaaaaattttttaaaaaatcagtcaggaTTGCTGGCAcacacatgtggtcccagctacttgggaggctgaggcaggaggactccatgagcccaggaggtcagggctgcagtgagctgtgtttatgccaccgtactccagcctgagcaatagagcgagacctGTCTTTTAAGACAGATTATTGCACGGATGCTTTTTGTACAGTTGGTTTGTTCCAATGAGGGTCCATATAAGGTCCTCACACTGCCCTTAGCTGGTATGCTTCTGAAGTCACACACAAAACAGGTTATATCGTATGATTCCACTGATGtgtttaaaaacaggcaaaattaatcttTATTGATAGAAGTCAGAATATTGGTTTCCTCAATGGTCGGGGGAAGACATTCACTAGcaacttttcctcatttcctTGCTAGAATACTACCGTAAAGAAAAGGACTTCGTAAAGAGACCCTTTCCTTCATCAACCGTTTGATTACTACGTGGGTCTCACAGAGAAAGTTTGTTAAACACTTTATTTAGTTTTCAGAATAATGAATTGGTTCTGTAGCACTGACCTGTAATGTTTTTAGTATCCTTATGAACTTACggatttttaacatatttgataTGTTTTAATCCTTTGCACTTTGTCTTACTAATGTTCAAATCATCTCATCTTTGGCCAGTGGGAGGCTCTTCGATTTGGCACCTAAATCCTTTTGACATTAGGCATTAAGTTTAGCGGTGTGTGTTCTAGTAACTCTGATGGCGTCCCATTATTTGAACCGTTCGTACGCTGTTGCACTGTTTGCAAGATGAACTTAAGAAATCAGACATGAATTGCCTCTTTACTTCTAAATCCTTCAATGGATAAAGTCACACTCCTTCCCGAGGTTTACTGAGCTGCttgcttgcttctttctttcttttgctttttttctttctttctctttctttctttctttctttcttttctcttactttcttttctttttttcttttctttttctttctttcttttctctccttttctatctcttcccttccttcctccctaattcttttctttattttcctgccgactccctcttcttcttcttattccttattttctttaGCACTCGTACTGACTCGCCCTCTGCATCCTCTCataatattcttcttcttcttcctcctcctcctctcccttcttccttctcccttcttccttccctcattctttcttcttcctctcttcttcttctcaatCTCTCCCTCCCCATCTTTAACTCAGGCTACCTTGAGCATCCTGAACAAACCACCCCCATTCCATTCATCTTTGCCCAGGCTATTGCCTTCACCTGTAGCACTGCCTCACCTCCCTACACCTGCTTTTGCCGGCTATCTTCTATTCATACCTCCCGTCTCATTTCAGCCACCCTTTCTCCCAAGAAACCTTTTCTGGCTGTTCCTATCTCCTTCAGTGCTGGGCTGTGTGGCCCTTCCCCAAAGAGGCATATTTAGGGAAAGGCCAGCAGGGCAGTTCCCAGGACATGCATCCATCACTAGAGATGTCATGAGATGGAGAAGGTGCTCGGGAAGTTTCCCCTGGGTGGCTGAAAGGCACACTTTGATAAGCCCCTAGGAAGGAAACTTGGCATCACAGAACTGGGGTTCATGCTGCCTTCTAAAGAGCGTGGGTTTCAGGGCTTCTGTTCCACTGAGTGGGACCTGAGGGTTAGGGCCGGAGTGGCATGATTCTGGacgaggctgggggaggtgaGCTGAGTCTGGCAGGTCACCTGCTCCACCAGCACCCTCTCCAGCCCCTGCTTCTCCCTCAGCAAATGAATAACTACCAGAGATGACCAACCTGAAGGCTTTCCCAGAGTCCCGTCCTGCCCCGTCCCCCAGTCATAGGGAGGGCTTTTCCTGCTGTTGTAACTGACTGTTTACTTGTCTCTCTGTCCTCCATGCCACCCCTCAAGCTGTAAGCTTCCTAAGAGCAGAGTCTGGTTTTCCTATCTCCTGTTATTTCCCTAGCATTTAGCATAGCTCCTGGCTTGTAAGTGGTTCCTGGTACAATCTTGTTGAATAGGAAATTCTTACCTCGGGAGACGTTGCAAATTGCCTTCCATCAGCAATTATCAACCTGGCTGTGCCTAGAACTACCTGGGGATCTTTTGCAAAATTCAGATGCCAGAGACCACAGAAGACCTGTTTATTCATCCGAATCTGCAGGGGTGGAGACTGGCAGGTGTCCTTTTTAAAGCCCCTGCAGGTGATTCTCACCTGCAGTTAAAATCGAAAATCCCTGGCCCAGTTGTACATCCCTCTGCCCAACAAATGGACCGTGGCCCATACAAACCCAGGAGAAGCAGGCGGCAGGATCCCAGCATCCCTCACAGCCTCTGGCTGTGACCCTGGCTGAGGGCTTGCCTGCCCGGGTGTCCAGGTGTCCAGGCATTCCAGACTGGGGGTCAGCAGGACTGGGTGGCTCCCTCAGGCCCCTGGGCCTGGCTGTGCATTGACCTGAGCCCCTGACCACAGTTCGAGGAGATCCATGAGGTGATTGCACGCTACAAGACGCTGGTGAGCATGCACCACGACCTCATGCAGTCTGCGCAGGAGGGCCAGGAGAAGATTGAGCGCGCCAAGGCCCGGCTGGCACGCTACATGGAAGAAAAGGATGATGAGATCCTGCAGCAAAACAATGAGCTGGCACGGCTGCAGATGCGCTTCAACCATGCCCGCAGCAATGTCATCATCTGGGTGAGGGGCCTGGGGCAGGCCTGGGGGCGCCTGGGCACTGGGTGAGTGAGGGCCCTgagcatacatacacacacacacacacacacgcatacacacacacaccatatgcTGTGCTCATGCCCCGTCCTTATCCCCTCCCCAGGAATCTCGCTGGGCACACATCCAGAACACCACAGCCCAGAAGACCCTCCTGCTTGGCACTATTAAGATGGCCATGCTGAACCTCTTCCAGATCGTGAGCAAGCAGCTGAATGAGGTGACCAAGGTGGCCCTGGAGGACACCCATAAGCAGCTGGACATGGTAGGAGGAGGGGACAGGTACTGGGCCCGTGGGGTCAGCTGGGCCGAGGAGGTTGCCAGTGGTTGGGTGGAAGAATGAACCTAACAGAGCAGCAGAGCAGGGACTCTCAAAATTTAACAACATCAGGATCACCTGGGAGGGTGAGACGTATTACTGGGCCCCAGCCCCAGAGTCTCTGACTCAGTGGAGCTGAGATGAGAACCCAGGAATTTACATTTTCAGCAAGTTCCCAAGTGACGCGGCTGGTTCGGGTTCCATACTTTGAGAACCGTTGCATTAGCAGCAAAACCCTTTTTAGCCCCAGTCTAGAAAGCAGTAGCAGGAACCCACTATTGAATCCATTAGTTGTGCAAAACAGCCTTATTAAATTCTAGTGAGATACTGTGGCTTGCTGAAGGCTTGAGCAGGAGACCCACACTTTGTTAAAAAGAGAaactggggccgggcacggtgattcacacctgtaatcccagcactttgggaggccgaggtgggtggatcacctgaggctgggagttcaaggccagcctcaaaaaaacaaaaaagcaattgaCTGAGAGACACTTTccctacttaaaaaaacaaaaagtgaaactcATGAACTATACACAGCTAGGAAAAAGGAGTCCCCTAAAACAAATTATTAGCCTACATTTTAAAGCATGTTTGAACAGAATTATTTTATAGCCCAAAGGAGGGCATTTGTAAGCAAGTGTGTTCTGGAAGTAGCAATTCTCATCATTTCGCCTTTACATGCCTACAGTTTATTGAGGACTcccagagagcttctctttatgGGATTGTATCTATTGATAATTGCCatcatagaaattaaaatagaaaatttaaaaatatttgtttaattcattcatttttaaataatgataaaaagtatgtTAACAGAAATAgcattttttatgaaaaaaagtttcaaaagtgTTTTGTGAGAAGAGTGGCATTACTTGCAAACCCCTTTAACGTCTGGTTTAACAGAGGACAGGCAGGTGCTCATGTCCACTCCTGCGTTCATTCTGTTGTGACAGCATGTGTCATGAAAACTCCTCTCTGGAAAATGCCACTCTGTACTCGTGAGAGAATAAGagcaaaaaaaggcaaataatattttaatattatcgTAAAAAGAGTTTTGGCCTCAAAAACCCCTGTCCGCCAGAATAGGGTCTCAGAGACTCCCAGAAATTCTCAGgtcccctcccctcagcctcccagaggtcCTCAGGCCCTTGCCTTCAGCTGTTGTAAAAGATGCAGCAGGAGGGCccagcaaggtggctcacacctgtaatcccaacactttgggaggccgaggcgggtggatcacctgaggtcaggagtttgagaccaacccggccaacatggtgatatcccatctctactaaaaatacaaaaattagccgggcatggtggcaggaacctgtaatcccagctactcgggagactgaggcaggagaatcgcttgaatccgggaggcgaaggttgcagtgagccaagatcatgccattgcgctccagcctgggccacaagagcaagactccatctccaggtTCAGTGGGAGATGCCGCCCTCCGGCAGCTCACTCCCACAGGCACATCTCCTGCTGAGAACATAGCTTCTAGTCCATCCACTCCAAATTTTGACTTCCTGAATCCCTCTTGATTCACCTCTACAGGAGAACTTCAGATTGCccaaaagttatttgaaaatatctcaCTTCATTCCCATAGAAGATGAACCTACTCACGGAAATACACATGACCAAGTAGcctaaagatttaaaattaaggACCTGGGAAAGTACAAGTCGAAATCAGAGGTCGAGGATGAAGAGAAATACAGACTGCCCTTGGTTCTTAAGGGTCATACACAGGGGCTCTGAGCTTGTTGGTAACCCAAATGAAAAGCCACCTGCAGCTCTTATaccagaataagaaaatataaggtTTCCTCCGAGACAGCGCACCTTTTCCCGGCACTTAATTCTCACTGAAATTTCTCGATGAGCCTTCATTGACACTATGAATAATGCTCTCAACAGCTTCCCTGCAACCAATGCAGGCACTGGCTTTGTAAGGCAGCTGCTTATACAGAACAAGGAACGTGGTGCACAGGACAGCTTAGGAAAAGCGATTCTGCAGAAGACCAAGTCAATTGGAATTCCATAGAGTGTGTCATGGAAGGTTTGGCATTATCCCTGAAGAAAAGCCAAACTATCTGAACAAGCACTTTCCAAACTGAATCCTGAGATATTGTTTCCTAGGGGGAATAAAAGGACTCCGTAGACTAATACATTTAGAAACTCTAAATTAAACGAAGATaagattaaaaacacaaacaggaCCTGGAGTCTTTGCTATAGTTCTGTGCCCTGAGATGCTCCCAGCAGATAGCATTTCTAGAACTGACTTGACCACAAAACTCCTTTGGGGCACATGACCACTTATGAAAAAAACATAGCTCAGGAAATGCTGACCTGTCTTCTCTGTCATCTTGGGAAAGCCGCTTTAATTCACTGactctctgttttctcatttgcaaaatgggaatgatacTGGTAATGGTAACAGTATCAGCAGCTGACAGTTGTCGAGAGTTTTGGACAAAGTCTGTGTAGTTCCATCTTCAGAGACAGCCTTGAAAAGGAGAAGTTTTAGAActgaaatccttttctttttaattttttcttttttttaattttagattcaggagtgAATgagcagggtttttttgtttgtttgtttgtttggttgttgagacagagtctcgctctgtcccccagcctggagtgcagtggcataatctcagctcactgcaagctccacctcctgggttcatgccattctcctgcctcagcctcccgagtagctgggactgcaggcaactgccaccatgcccagctaattttttgtattttgtattttagtagagatggggtgtcactgtgttactcaggatggtctcgatctcctgacctcgtgatccacccccgcggcctcccaaagtgctgggattacaggcgttagccaccgcgcccggccaagcagttttgttatgtaggtaaattcACATCACAAGGGTTTGTtctacaggttatttcatcactcgggtattaagcctagtatccaataGTCATTTtatctgatcctctccctcctctcactctccaccctcaagcagattccagtatgtgttgttcccctctttgtgtccacgtgttctcatcatttagctcccactaataagtgagaacacgcagtatttggttttctattcctgcgttagtttgctaaggataatgacatccagctccatccatgttcctgcaaaggacatgatctcattcttttttatggctgcatagtattccatggtgtataagtaccacattttctttatccagtctaccactgatgggcatttaggttgattctctttgctattgtgaatagtgcttcagtaaaCATCCCCGAGCATGTGtgtttatgatagaatgatttatattcctttgggtatatacccagtaataggactGCTGGGTTgaacagtagttctattttaactctttgaggaatcgccacgctgctttccacaatggttgaactaattgcacttccaccaacagtgtatgaacgttctcttttctccacaacctcagcAGCCTCTgtaatttttctgactttttaatcatagctAGCCATTCTgtgtggtgtgagatggtatctcactggtTTTGCTTTGCGTTAGAACTGATATCTTAGAGGCTGTCTGGGCcagtcttttctccctctctcctaattaaagatgaagaaactgagtcccagaaagATGGAGTGGTTTTCCCAGAACCGTGACAGGGGCCCAGCTAGGTCATCTGACTTCTGGAGCAGTGCCCTTTTCTGTGTCATGCTGACTGC
Encoded proteins:
- the LOC104661703 gene encoding LOW QUALITY PROTEIN: coiled-coil domain-containing protein 42 (The sequence of the model RefSeq protein was modified relative to this genomic sequence to represent the inferred CDS: deleted 1 base in 1 codon) encodes the protein ENNQKWIRAIKKANKERELKRQHMQELTKGKQEMVFEEIHEVIARYKTLVSMHHDLMQSAQEGQEKIERAKARLARYMEEKDDEILQQNNELARLQMRFNHARSNVIIWESRWAHIQNTTAQKTLLLGTIKMAMLNLFQIVSKQLNEVTKVALEDTHKQLDMIQQFFQDLSDIWAEVKKKEQQQVWV